One genomic region from Arenicella chitinivorans encodes:
- a CDS encoding Csu type fimbrial protein produces the protein MRYIKPAFNAVLPILAFLSFSSSVSAATVSDTFEVRVTVAEVCEVTANDLDFGTYDPLDALPLISGLASIDVTCALLTPHNVGIDAGQNGTGVSDRKMIIDGAGTDTIDYTLGCAINLPPLGAVLTNCATNWGNTVGTDTFVGLGTGLPIPIIMTGTIPAGQNVPIGTYRDNPVTATVTF, from the coding sequence ATGCGATATATTAAACCTGCTTTCAATGCAGTACTGCCAATCCTGGCATTTCTTTCATTCTCATCTTCTGTCAGCGCTGCCACAGTCAGCGATACCTTCGAGGTGCGTGTCACGGTTGCCGAAGTGTGTGAAGTCACCGCCAACGATCTTGATTTCGGTACCTATGACCCTCTTGATGCATTGCCCCTGATTAGCGGGCTCGCATCGATCGATGTGACGTGTGCTTTATTGACGCCGCACAACGTGGGGATTGACGCTGGGCAAAACGGAACCGGTGTCTCTGACCGAAAAATGATTATCGACGGTGCTGGTACGGATACAATCGACTACACCTTGGGTTGTGCAATTAACCTGCCTCCACTAGGTGCAGTGCTGACCAACTGTGCGACGAATTGGGGAAATACCGTCGGTACTGACACATTTGTGGGCCTTGGAACTGGCTTACCGATACCAATCATTATGACGGGAACAATACCGGCTGGGCAGAATGTTCCCATCGGTACCTACCGTGATAATCCGGTTACGGCGACGGTCACATTCTAG
- a CDS encoding fimbrial biogenesis chaperone — MKTLCQLMHLVRIIGGTVLVTTSLTVNAASFNVLPVRIYMPAERPVASIKVENKEQTAVTVQSETVLWAQQDNRQILTPTNELIVSPAIFELPPGGSQVVRVAVRGDTPINQQRTFRLFLSEVPAIEKQSANATGVTVALRLSLPIFVTPKESKAVFSWRLARRCDDATKQDLLVQNLGDQHAMMLKMTLRGETQLEQIYHPRYVLPDSRAFWPLTTDISKLPQTLWLDYETLSGATDSAELHVDENKCWQPETVTARPEVSVGG, encoded by the coding sequence ATGAAAACCCTGTGTCAATTGATGCATTTGGTTCGCATAATTGGGGGCACTGTTCTCGTTACGACATCGTTGACGGTGAATGCAGCCTCATTCAACGTATTGCCCGTGCGGATCTATATGCCGGCAGAACGGCCCGTGGCCAGCATCAAAGTTGAAAATAAAGAACAAACGGCTGTCACGGTTCAATCCGAAACCGTATTGTGGGCGCAGCAAGACAACCGCCAGATACTGACGCCAACCAATGAGCTGATCGTGTCGCCGGCTATCTTTGAGTTGCCCCCAGGCGGGTCCCAAGTTGTGCGTGTGGCTGTGCGTGGTGATACGCCCATCAATCAACAACGCACATTTCGTCTCTTTCTTAGCGAAGTCCCTGCAATTGAAAAACAAAGCGCGAACGCAACGGGCGTCACTGTGGCATTGCGCTTGAGCTTGCCAATCTTCGTGACGCCAAAAGAGAGTAAGGCGGTGTTTTCTTGGCGGCTCGCCAGACGCTGCGATGACGCGACTAAGCAGGATCTACTCGTACAAAATCTGGGTGATCAACATGCCATGATGTTGAAAATGACCTTGCGCGGCGAGACCCAACTCGAGCAAATATATCATCCTCGCTATGTATTGCCTGACTCGCGCGCATTCTGGCCCTTAACAACCGACATATCCAAATTGCCTCAGACACTGTGGTTGGATTACGAAACCTTGAGCGGCGCAACAGATTCGGCAGAGTTGCATGTAGATGAGAATAAATGTTGGCAACCTGAGACTGTCACAGCGCGGCCGGAGGTTTCGGTAGGGGGTTGA